From Granulicella sp. WH15, the proteins below share one genomic window:
- a CDS encoding ABC transporter ATP-binding protein, producing MPLLRTESLTKSYPSVSGGPELVLFRQLDLSVHAGEMVAIVGESGAGKSSLLHLLAVLDRPTSGEVWFGETALSTLSSRQAADFRNRQVGYVWQFHYLLPEFTAQENVAMPLLARGERRGPAMEKAQRWLEEVGLGNRLENRSGELSGGEQQRVSLARALVTEPKLLLADEPTGDLDARTAESVFGLLQTLHRSHGLTSVLVTHNLEFAHRCDRVLRLRDGRLEA from the coding sequence ATGCCCCTGCTCCGCACCGAGTCCCTGACCAAGAGCTATCCTTCCGTCTCCGGCGGCCCCGAACTCGTCCTCTTCCGGCAGCTCGACCTCTCCGTCCACGCCGGAGAGATGGTCGCCATCGTCGGCGAGAGTGGCGCGGGCAAGAGTTCCCTGCTGCACCTGCTCGCCGTGCTCGACCGGCCCACCTCTGGCGAGGTCTGGTTCGGCGAGACCGCCCTCAGCACCCTCTCCAGCCGCCAGGCCGCCGACTTCCGCAACCGTCAGGTCGGCTATGTCTGGCAGTTCCACTACTTACTCCCCGAGTTCACCGCGCAGGAGAACGTCGCCATGCCGCTGCTGGCGCGTGGCGAACGTCGCGGCCCCGCCATGGAAAAAGCCCAGCGCTGGCTCGAAGAGGTCGGTCTCGGTAACCGTCTTGAGAATCGCTCCGGCGAGCTTTCGGGCGGCGAGCAGCAGCGCGTCTCCCTGGCCCGCGCCCTGGTCACCGAGCCAAAACTCCTTCTCGCTGACGAACCCACCGGCGACCTCGACGCCCGCACCGCGGAATCGGTCTTCGGTCTGCTCCAGACCCTGCACCGCAGCCACGGCCTCACCAGCGTCCTGGTCACTCATAACCTGGAATTCGCCCATCGCTGCGACCGTGTCCTCCGGCTCCGCGACGGCCGCCTCGAGGCGTAA
- a CDS encoding ATP-dependent Clp protease ATP-binding subunit, giving the protein MFERYTEKARRVIFFARYEASQFGSPYIETEHLLLGLLREDKALTNRFLRSHASVESIRKQIEGHTTIREKVSTSVDLPLSNECKRVLAYAAEEAERLSHKHIGTEHLLLGLLREEKCFAAEILTERGLRLPAIREELQRTTQEKAPAAAGKQARGEQSMLAEFSRDLTQSAMDQQLDPMVGRETEVDRVIQILCRRTKNNPVLIGEPGVGKTAIVEGLAQKIADGEVPSFLADKRVLALDLSLIVAGTKYRGQFEERLKTIMKELVENPNSIVFIDELHTLVGAGSAEGSLDAANILKPALSRGEIQCIGATTPAEYRKSIEKDRSLERRFQAVKVPPPSEEDAIKIIMGIKEKYEKFHAVSYTDEAITFSVTHSSRYIPDRFLPDKAIDLIDEAGARVKLRQTSLPEELTEVQKRIKFIVHRMENAIANHEFEKARFYSDEERKERENLRALRDKYHLDDSSAGIVTREDIEDVVSRWTGVPITSLKEEEMTRLLRVEEELHKRVISQEKAISALARAIRRSRAGLKNPARPIGSFLFLGPTGVGKTEMARTLAQFLFGSEKSLIRFDMSEFMEKHSVSKLIGSPPGYVGYEEGGQLTERVKRSPYSVVLLDEIEKAHPDVYNLLLQVFEDGMLTDGLGNTVDFKNTIIVMTSNIGAKHLQKQQGLGFQSDKNDMVLEKMEELVKGEVKRTFNPEFLNRLDEIIIFTSLSESDLMQILELLVQQLNANLVHKAITISVNDDAKRYILAKTASDRSYGARPLRRALQRFVEDPLSEALIAGGIKERPAFLEVYLENNQLFYRPILSDGEEKAVGMALTTV; this is encoded by the coding sequence ATGTTCGAACGCTATACGGAGAAGGCGCGGCGCGTGATCTTTTTCGCACGCTATGAGGCCAGTCAGTTCGGGTCGCCTTACATCGAAACCGAGCACCTTCTGCTTGGTTTGCTGCGGGAGGACAAGGCTTTGACGAATCGCTTCCTTCGCTCGCACGCGTCGGTCGAGTCGATTCGCAAGCAGATTGAAGGCCATACCACCATTCGCGAGAAGGTCTCGACCTCGGTCGATCTTCCGCTCTCGAACGAGTGCAAGCGGGTCCTCGCGTACGCTGCCGAGGAGGCCGAGCGGCTCTCGCACAAACACATCGGCACCGAACACCTGTTACTCGGACTGCTCCGCGAAGAGAAGTGCTTCGCTGCCGAGATACTGACCGAGCGCGGCCTGCGCCTGCCCGCCATCCGCGAAGAGCTACAGCGGACGACGCAGGAGAAGGCTCCCGCCGCTGCCGGAAAGCAGGCCCGCGGCGAGCAGTCCATGCTGGCCGAGTTCTCCCGCGACCTCACCCAGTCCGCCATGGACCAGCAGCTCGACCCCATGGTCGGGCGCGAGACCGAGGTCGACCGGGTCATCCAGATCCTCTGCCGCCGGACCAAGAACAACCCGGTGCTCATCGGTGAGCCGGGCGTGGGCAAGACCGCGATCGTCGAGGGTCTGGCGCAGAAGATCGCCGACGGCGAGGTCCCCAGCTTTCTGGCCGACAAGCGCGTCCTGGCGCTCGACCTCTCGCTGATCGTCGCGGGCACCAAGTACCGCGGCCAGTTCGAGGAGCGCCTCAAAACCATCATGAAGGAGCTGGTCGAGAACCCGAACTCCATCGTCTTCATCGACGAGCTGCACACGCTCGTCGGTGCCGGGTCGGCGGAGGGCTCGCTCGACGCGGCCAACATCCTGAAGCCCGCGCTCAGCCGCGGCGAGATTCAGTGCATCGGCGCAACCACCCCGGCCGAGTACCGCAAGTCCATCGAGAAGGACCGTTCGCTCGAGCGGCGCTTCCAGGCGGTCAAGGTGCCTCCTCCCTCTGAAGAGGATGCCATCAAGATCATCATGGGCATCAAGGAGAAGTACGAGAAGTTCCACGCGGTCAGCTACACCGACGAGGCCATCACCTTCTCGGTCACGCACTCCAGCCGCTACATTCCTGACCGCTTCCTGCCCGACAAGGCCATCGACCTGATCGACGAGGCCGGAGCCCGCGTCAAGCTGCGCCAGACCTCCCTGCCCGAGGAGTTGACCGAGGTCCAGAAGCGGATCAAGTTCATCGTCCACCGCATGGAGAACGCCATCGCGAACCATGAGTTCGAGAAGGCGCGCTTCTACTCGGACGAGGAGCGCAAGGAGCGCGAGAACCTGCGCGCCCTGCGGGACAAATACCACCTCGACGACTCCTCGGCGGGCATCGTCACCCGCGAGGACATCGAGGACGTCGTCAGCCGCTGGACCGGAGTGCCCATCACCTCACTGAAGGAAGAGGAGATGACCCGGCTGCTGCGGGTTGAGGAAGAGCTGCACAAGCGAGTGATCTCGCAGGAGAAGGCGATCTCGGCGCTGGCACGGGCCATCCGCCGCTCGCGGGCGGGCCTCAAGAATCCGGCTCGTCCCATCGGCAGCTTCCTGTTCCTGGGACCAACCGGCGTCGGCAAGACCGAGATGGCCCGGACCCTGGCGCAGTTCCTCTTCGGCAGCGAGAAGTCGCTGATTCGCTTCGACATGTCGGAGTTCATGGAGAAGCACTCGGTCTCGAAGCTGATCGGTTCGCCTCCGGGTTACGTGGGCTACGAGGAGGGCGGGCAGTTGACCGAACGGGTCAAGCGGTCGCCGTACTCGGTGGTCCTGCTGGACGAGATCGAGAAGGCGCACCCGGACGTCTACAACCTGCTGCTTCAGGTCTTTGAGGACGGCATGTTGACCGACGGGCTCGGCAACACGGTCGACTTCAAGAACACCATTATCGTGATGACGTCGAACATCGGAGCCAAGCACCTGCAGAAGCAGCAGGGTCTCGGCTTCCAGAGCGACAAGAACGACATGGTGCTGGAGAAGATGGAAGAACTGGTCAAGGGCGAGGTCAAGCGCACGTTCAACCCGGAGTTCCTGAACCGGCTGGACGAGATCATCATCTTCACCTCCCTCTCCGAGTCCGACCTGATGCAGATTCTCGAGCTTCTGGTGCAGCAGCTCAACGCGAACCTCGTACACAAGGCGATCACGATCTCGGTGAACGACGATGCCAAGCGCTACATCCTGGCGAAGACGGCCTCCGACCGCAGCTACGGCGCGCGGCCTCTGCGCAGGGCGCTGCAGCGGTTCGTCGAAGACCCGCTCTCCGAGGCTCTGATCGCCGGCGGCATCAAGGAGCGGCCTGCATTCCTCGAGGTCTACCTCGAGAACAACCAGCTCTTCTACCGGCCGATCCTCTCCGATGGGGAAGAGAAGGCCGTCGGGATGGCTCTTACAACTGTCTAG